A portion of the Acidihalobacter yilgarnensis genome contains these proteins:
- a CDS encoding PAS domain S-box protein — MSDLKDRNGYAPSGAMPAPLPPNEADRLDALRRFAVLDTAPESDLDEIAALASEICETPIALVSLVDEHRQWFKSRVGLDAQETPREMAFCAHAILGDTIFEIPDALEDPRFRTNPLVTSAPDIRFYAGMVLATSDGLNLGTLCVIDRVPRRLTERQRSILMRLARQVSKFLSLRLTLNHYAEQSAFQEALLSSAGAAIIACAPDGRITRFNATAERLLGYQTEEVIGHRADETFLPLDLSLVPQVAANAGGGCFDTLLATQTDQGEQGTGMVETRYRHADGREIPVLLSITSIRDAEGRVTGQLGVAHEMSKLKRVQNRLDRQQQALRVLNEIAAHPGDDIQAQLTLALKLGAEYLGMSHGIISRIVDEDFEVWAQVSPANALHEGQHFPLNTTYCSLVVGSSDVLAIDRMSASSFADHPCHDAFHMESYIGIPIWMEGEAFGALSFSSHDSKPGGFDEADRDFLRLLSGWLGSTLMRQREQAMRDELLARLQKLSAHVPGVVYQYLLRVDGTSSFPYASEGILDIYGVCPEAVREDASAVFAVIHAADVPVVRSSIERSARELTVWHMEYRVDHPQHGTIWVEGRATPERLLDGAILWHGVITDITARKIAQDVLDRERQRMVSIIEGTNAGTWEWNIQTGETVFNERWAAILGYRLEELSPTTADVWRRLLHPEDVDQAGKQLAAHFAGESPYYDTVLRMRHKQGHWVWVHARGRVVNWLAPGKPLMMYGTHADITESREQEEEIRNARAFLQAVIDSSTGVSVIATDTSGLITLFNSGAERLLGYKAEEIIGCMTPAPFHLESEVQAQGILLSEAFDKPIQGFEVFVARATLGEAETRQWTYVRQDGEHRQVNLTVTAIRDESDRITGFLGIASDITELVRTSDALQDSEQRFRGMVANLPGVVYRSSGDDGRSMRYMSGEIEQLAGYPVNAFLDEPRRLFGDLIHPDDRAMVLEALSRMRAGETCEYSYRLIHADGHVVWVYEKARGEFDQSGNFLWFDGFFWDITARRTIENELKLSQKRFSGAFATAPLGMALVSLDGRWLEVNDKLCQILGYERDDLLETDFQHITHPDDLDADLALVSQLLAGDVPSYQLEKRYLHRNGKIIWALLSVSLVRDVQGDPVHFVSQIEDFTSRKLAEEALLESEKKLSTLYRMSPVSIMLNRFDDGQFVEANPELFRLTGYEENEYRQLSYWDITPDEYAAQEQAQIESLRTRGVYGPYEKEYICKDGRRIPVLLNGSLIEGIDGEKYIWSIAQDISERVLAEQRAIERERYVQAVIDNVIDGIVTLDEMGCIESFNRAAERIFGYRQAEVLGLDAARLLSAPQGMVLEMALQTYRKTGAAQNWNDPRETEGVRRNGDPFPMELSLSEIRHLGHARFIAVVRDITARKRMQEMKDEFVATVSHELRTPLTSISGSLGLLVSDALSASPEKSRPLIEIAHKNSIRLTHLINDLLDMEKMAAGKMHFDICVQLLLPLVEQAIDANQSYADQYKVRLVLTRREANAWVNVDTQRLQQILANFISNAAKFSPPDSTVEISIHAQGENDFRIEVRDQGQGVPLAFQDHLFQKFAQADGSSARSKGGTGLGLAISKEMAERMGCAVGFDSIEGQGACFYIDLPRVPETAKAGPDGVTRFFPDGMSEMDTMDWILVVEDDTEVAVRVGLTLREAGFAVDLAFRGAEALAKLAERKYVAITLDLMLPDMNGRETLESVRHAVNERHSDVLIIVMSQLGHAQLGVECDDATIVWFDKPVDLGELISVLQLHTQMGKSTP; from the coding sequence ATGTCGGACTTGAAGGATCGGAATGGTTATGCACCCTCTGGTGCGATGCCGGCGCCGCTGCCCCCAAACGAGGCGGATCGTCTCGACGCGCTGCGGCGGTTCGCGGTGCTCGATACCGCACCGGAAAGCGATCTCGATGAAATTGCTGCCCTGGCATCGGAAATCTGCGAGACGCCGATAGCGCTGGTCTCGCTAGTGGATGAGCACCGTCAGTGGTTCAAAAGCCGCGTGGGGCTGGATGCACAGGAAACGCCTCGCGAGATGGCTTTTTGTGCACATGCAATTCTTGGCGATACGATTTTTGAAATTCCAGATGCACTCGAGGACCCTCGTTTCCGAACCAATCCATTGGTGACGAGTGCACCGGATATCCGTTTTTATGCCGGGATGGTGCTGGCAACTTCGGATGGACTCAATCTGGGCACACTTTGCGTGATCGACCGTGTGCCGAGGCGTTTAACGGAGCGTCAGCGGAGCATACTCATGCGCCTAGCGCGCCAAGTGAGCAAATTTCTGTCGCTGCGTTTGACGTTGAACCATTATGCAGAGCAGTCCGCCTTTCAAGAGGCGTTATTGTCGAGTGCGGGGGCGGCCATTATCGCCTGCGCACCGGATGGGCGCATCACCCGTTTCAATGCAACGGCCGAACGCTTGTTAGGTTACCAGACGGAAGAAGTGATCGGCCATCGCGCAGATGAAACCTTTCTGCCCCTAGACCTATCTCTGGTGCCGCAGGTCGCGGCGAATGCGGGAGGAGGCTGTTTTGACACCCTGCTGGCAACGCAAACTGATCAAGGCGAGCAGGGCACGGGCATGGTGGAGACCCGCTATCGCCATGCGGATGGCCGGGAAATCCCGGTATTGCTGTCGATCACGTCGATTCGAGATGCCGAAGGGCGTGTGACCGGACAGTTGGGCGTTGCTCATGAGATGTCCAAACTCAAACGGGTACAAAACCGTCTGGACCGGCAGCAACAGGCCCTGCGCGTACTCAACGAGATCGCCGCACATCCCGGTGACGATATCCAGGCGCAATTGACTTTGGCACTCAAATTGGGCGCCGAATATCTGGGTATGAGCCATGGGATTATCAGCCGTATCGTCGATGAGGATTTCGAAGTTTGGGCACAGGTTTCGCCAGCGAATGCGCTGCATGAGGGACAGCATTTTCCGCTGAATACGACTTATTGCAGCCTTGTCGTCGGTTCCTCAGACGTATTGGCTATCGACCGGATGTCAGCATCGTCTTTTGCCGACCACCCTTGCCATGATGCCTTTCATATGGAGTCCTATATTGGCATTCCAATTTGGATGGAAGGAGAAGCCTTTGGCGCACTGAGTTTTTCATCGCATGACTCGAAGCCGGGGGGCTTTGATGAGGCGGATCGCGATTTCTTGCGTTTGTTGTCGGGTTGGCTGGGCTCGACTCTCATGCGACAGCGTGAACAGGCCATGCGGGATGAGCTTCTGGCGCGACTGCAAAAACTTTCGGCACATGTACCGGGGGTTGTTTATCAATATCTTTTGCGTGTGGATGGTACGAGTAGTTTTCCCTATGCCAGTGAAGGCATCCTCGATATCTATGGTGTTTGTCCCGAGGCCGTGAGAGAAGATGCCAGTGCCGTTTTCGCTGTAATACACGCAGCCGATGTACCCGTTGTCAGGTCATCAATCGAACGCTCGGCGCGGGAGCTGACGGTGTGGCATATGGAATACCGCGTCGATCATCCTCAGCACGGGACGATCTGGGTGGAGGGACGCGCCACCCCGGAACGATTGCTAGATGGCGCGATACTTTGGCATGGCGTCATTACGGATATCACTGCCCGCAAAATCGCCCAGGATGTGCTAGACCGCGAGCGTCAGCGCATGGTGAGCATCATTGAAGGTACGAATGCGGGTACTTGGGAATGGAATATCCAGACCGGGGAAACAGTATTCAACGAACGGTGGGCGGCAATCCTTGGGTATCGTCTCGAAGAGTTGTCACCGACCACTGCGGATGTTTGGCGACGGCTGCTACACCCCGAAGATGTCGACCAAGCCGGAAAACAGCTGGCAGCCCATTTCGCCGGCGAGTCGCCATACTACGATACCGTGCTGCGCATGCGTCATAAGCAAGGGCATTGGGTTTGGGTACATGCACGCGGGCGCGTCGTGAATTGGCTAGCGCCAGGCAAACCTTTGATGATGTACGGGACGCACGCGGATATCACGGAGTCGCGAGAGCAGGAGGAAGAGATTCGCAATGCCAGGGCTTTTTTACAGGCAGTAATCGATTCATCCACTGGCGTATCCGTGATCGCAACAGACACATCCGGTTTGATTACCCTGTTCAATTCAGGGGCTGAACGCCTGTTGGGATATAAAGCCGAAGAAATCATCGGCTGCATGACGCCGGCACCCTTTCATCTGGAATCCGAAGTCCAGGCGCAGGGCATCTTGCTAAGCGAGGCATTCGATAAACCGATTCAGGGCTTCGAGGTGTTCGTCGCCAGGGCCACGCTCGGTGAAGCGGAAACGCGTCAGTGGACCTATGTGCGTCAGGATGGCGAGCATCGACAGGTTAATTTAACGGTCACGGCCATTCGTGACGAATCAGATCGAATTACGGGATTTCTAGGCATTGCTTCTGATATTACGGAGTTGGTGCGCACCAGCGATGCACTACAGGACAGTGAGCAGCGTTTTCGAGGCATGGTCGCCAATTTGCCGGGTGTAGTGTACCGGTCATCTGGTGATGATGGTCGTAGCATGCGATATATGAGTGGCGAAATCGAGCAACTTGCAGGTTACCCGGTGAATGCGTTCCTTGATGAGCCAAGACGTTTATTTGGTGACCTGATACATCCGGATGATCGCGCCATGGTGCTCGAGGCATTGTCACGTATGCGGGCAGGGGAGACTTGTGAATATAGTTATCGCCTAATTCATGCCGACGGCCATGTGGTCTGGGTTTATGAAAAAGCACGTGGTGAGTTCGATCAATCAGGAAATTTTTTATGGTTCGATGGATTTTTCTGGGACATTACGGCTAGGCGAACCATTGAAAATGAACTCAAGCTCAGCCAAAAGCGTTTCAGCGGTGCGTTTGCGACTGCGCCACTGGGTATGGCGTTGGTTTCGCTGGATGGGCGCTGGCTGGAAGTCAATGACAAGTTGTGCCAGATACTCGGCTATGAAAGAGATGACTTATTAGAAACGGATTTTCAACACATTACGCACCCGGATGATCTGGATGCGGATCTTGCACTCGTGAGCCAGCTCCTTGCCGGAGATGTTCCTAGTTATCAGCTTGAAAAGCGATATTTACATCGAAACGGAAAAATAATTTGGGCGTTGCTTAGCGTGTCACTGGTGCGGGATGTTCAGGGAGATCCCGTTCATTTTGTTTCTCAAATAGAGGATTTTACCTCACGAAAATTGGCGGAAGAAGCGTTGCTAGAAAGCGAAAAGAAGCTATCGACACTATACCGTATGTCGCCCGTTTCCATCATGCTTAACCGGTTCGATGATGGGCAGTTCGTTGAAGCCAATCCTGAGCTGTTCCGACTGACCGGTTACGAAGAAAATGAGTATCGCCAATTAAGTTATTGGGATATAACGCCTGATGAATACGCTGCACAAGAACAGGCGCAGATCGAATCACTACGTACTCGTGGAGTATATGGTCCTTATGAAAAGGAATATATCTGCAAGGATGGTAGGCGTATTCCCGTGTTATTGAATGGTTCTTTGATCGAAGGCATTGATGGTGAAAAATACATATGGTCAATCGCACAGGATATCAGCGAGCGCGTACTGGCGGAGCAGCGTGCGATAGAGCGCGAACGCTACGTGCAAGCGGTTATCGACAACGTCATCGATGGCATCGTAACGCTGGATGAGATGGGTTGTATCGAATCCTTCAATCGCGCGGCAGAGCGTATTTTCGGTTATCGTCAAGCCGAGGTGCTTGGCTTGGATGCCGCACGTTTATTGTCTGCTCCGCAGGGCATGGTTCTAGAAATGGCCTTGCAGACCTACCGTAAAACGGGTGCGGCACAGAATTGGAATGATCCGCGAGAGACTGAAGGCGTGCGTCGAAATGGCGATCCATTTCCCATGGAGCTTTCGCTTTCGGAAATTCGACATCTTGGACATGCGCGATTTATCGCGGTCGTGCGTGATATCACCGCACGCAAGCGTATGCAGGAGATGAAGGATGAATTCGTGGCTACGGTCAGTCACGAGCTGCGTACGCCACTCACATCAATCAGTGGTTCGTTGGGCTTGCTGGTGAGCGACGCTCTGTCAGCGTCCCCTGAAAAATCGCGCCCTCTGATTGAAATTGCACACAAAAACAGTATTCGGTTGACGCATTTGATCAATGACCTGCTCGATATGGAAAAAATGGCTGCCGGAAAAATGCACTTCGATATATGCGTGCAGCTATTATTGCCCTTGGTTGAACAGGCGATTGACGCTAATCAGAGCTATGCGGATCAATATAAAGTTCGATTGGTATTGACTAGGCGAGAGGCGAATGCGTGGGTCAATGTCGATACGCAGCGGCTGCAGCAAATATTGGCCAACTTTATTTCCAATGCGGCGAAATTCTCTCCACCCGATAGCACGGTTGAGATCAGTATCCATGCTCAAGGTGAAAATGATTTCAGAATCGAAGTGCGCGACCAAGGGCAGGGTGTCCCTCTGGCATTTCAGGATCACTTGTTTCAGAAATTTGCGCAGGCTGATGGGTCGAGTGCGCGGTCGAAAGGTGGGACCGGCTTGGGCTTGGCCATTAGTAAGGAAATGGCTGAAAGAATGGGGTGTGCAGTTGGATTCGATTCCATTGAAGGGCAGGGAGCTTGTTTCTATATCGATCTGCCACGTGTGCCCGAGACAGCCAAGGCCGGTCCTGATGGTGTCACACGATTTTTCCCCGATGGTATGAGCGAGATGGATACGATGGACTGGATACTCGTGGTGGAGGACGACACGGAAGTCGCGGTACGTGTTGGATTGACGCTACGAGAAGCCGGTTTTGCCGTGGATTTGGCCTTCAGGGGCGCGGAAGCACTCGCCAAATTGGCCGAGCGTAAGTATGTCGCCATCACCCTTGATCTCATGCTGCCGGACATGAACGGTCGCGAGACGCTTGAGTCGGTGAGGCATGCTGTGAACGAACGGCATAGCGACGTGTTGATCATCGTGATGTCCCAGCTGGGTCACGCTCAGCTGGGTGTCGAATGTGACGATGCAACCATTGTGTGGTTTGATAAACCCGTCGATCTTGGCGAATTGATTTCCGTGCTTCAGCTACATACCCAGATGGGGAAATCCACGCCATAA
- a CDS encoding response regulator — MSQLQRILYVEDEPDIQAVARVALEMVGGFTVEICSSGVEALSVAPVFMPDIILLDVMMSGMDGPTTLTRLREQPELAGIPVIFMTARIQPHEVLQYQSMGAIGVIPKPFDPMQLSDQVRTFWVEVQAE; from the coding sequence ATGAGCCAATTACAACGCATCCTATATGTCGAGGATGAGCCGGATATCCAGGCGGTTGCCCGCGTCGCATTAGAGATGGTGGGCGGCTTTACAGTAGAAATTTGCAGCTCAGGCGTTGAGGCTTTGAGCGTGGCGCCTGTGTTTATGCCGGACATCATACTGTTGGACGTGATGATGTCCGGTATGGATGGCCCGACTACATTGACGCGTTTACGCGAACAGCCTGAACTTGCAGGCATTCCAGTGATCTTCATGACGGCGCGGATACAACCGCATGAGGTTTTGCAATATCAATCGATGGGCGCGATAGGCGTCATTCCAAAACCCTTCGATCCGATGCAGCTGAGTGATCAGGTCAGAACTTTCTGGGTAGAGGTCCAAGCCGAATGA
- a CDS encoding diguanylate cyclase, whose amino-acid sequence MYRESLRDALIELDQLASQLIHDEGGRDVMSALQSRLHRLSGSAGTFGLPALSEAAHVLEVLVNEWLNTEPTPVVSAHVLDEFAADIGGLASLLLENDRPACAADASPPGTLVAQAVSRQVWVLCADDALRQELMGALNQFDYQVMGFQTPGEVNNQQLPDALVVDIRLSGLGEDAQWLSKFTGPLITLVDSMDFDDCLSAAWLGADAVFQHPTDASELATRIDSMLRERDIQAYRVLIVDDDLILAEHYRLVLTAAGMRAEILDAPTLIIERVASFRPELILLDVNLSGYSGPDLASVIRYHDEWVGLPIVYLSAETDLDRQIDALSRGADDFLVKPISDTQLVAVVKVRARRFRQLAELMYLDSLTGLYKHGPIKDELRAELGRARRNQASLTAAMIDIDHFKQVNDTYGHAQGDRVIKALAYLLKQRLRQSDRIGRYGGEEFLVIMSACDAEEARRALDDIRLRFSALQFHHEGKVFNCTLSAGVADNAVLDDEPQALLAAADEALYAAKRSGRDRVVLAHASRD is encoded by the coding sequence ATGTATCGAGAAAGTTTACGCGACGCGTTAATCGAGTTGGATCAACTGGCATCCCAATTGATACATGACGAAGGAGGACGGGATGTCATGAGTGCATTGCAGAGCCGTCTGCATCGTTTGAGTGGCTCAGCCGGTACCTTCGGTTTGCCCGCCTTGAGCGAAGCGGCTCATGTACTAGAAGTGCTCGTTAATGAATGGCTGAATACAGAACCGACCCCGGTAGTATCGGCCCACGTTCTGGACGAATTTGCCGCGGATATCGGTGGTCTTGCATCCTTGCTATTGGAGAATGATCGCCCGGCATGCGCGGCAGATGCTTCACCACCTGGGACGCTGGTCGCTCAGGCGGTCAGTCGACAGGTTTGGGTGCTTTGCGCTGATGATGCCTTACGGCAGGAGCTGATGGGGGCGCTAAACCAGTTCGATTATCAGGTAATGGGCTTCCAGACGCCGGGTGAGGTGAATAATCAGCAACTGCCGGATGCTCTGGTTGTGGATATTCGGTTGTCGGGGTTGGGTGAAGATGCGCAATGGTTGTCTAAATTCACTGGACCGTTGATAACCCTCGTCGACTCGATGGATTTTGACGATTGCCTGAGTGCTGCCTGGTTGGGTGCAGATGCCGTGTTTCAGCATCCGACCGATGCGTCTGAATTGGCGACACGCATTGACTCGATGCTGCGTGAACGGGACATACAGGCGTATCGCGTTTTGATTGTGGACGATGATCTCATCCTTGCCGAGCATTATCGGCTGGTACTAACGGCTGCTGGCATGCGCGCCGAGATTCTGGATGCTCCCACACTGATCATTGAAAGAGTCGCCAGTTTTCGCCCCGAATTGATCTTGCTTGATGTCAATTTGTCGGGATATTCAGGGCCTGATCTTGCTTCGGTTATTCGCTATCACGACGAGTGGGTGGGTTTGCCGATCGTTTACCTGTCCGCTGAAACCGATCTCGATCGCCAGATCGATGCACTAAGCCGTGGGGCTGATGATTTTTTGGTCAAACCAATATCGGACACCCAACTGGTAGCGGTTGTGAAGGTGCGTGCACGTCGTTTCAGGCAGCTGGCTGAGTTGATGTATCTCGACAGTCTGACCGGGCTGTACAAGCATGGCCCAATCAAGGACGAACTGCGTGCTGAGCTGGGGCGTGCGCGCCGAAATCAGGCTTCGCTTACAGCAGCGATGATTGACATCGATCACTTCAAGCAGGTTAACGATACCTATGGTCATGCGCAGGGGGACCGCGTGATCAAGGCGTTGGCTTATTTGCTCAAACAAAGGCTCCGTCAGTCTGATCGCATCGGGCGTTATGGCGGTGAGGAGTTCCTCGTCATCATGTCGGCTTGCGACGCGGAAGAGGCGAGGCGAGCGTTGGATGACATCAGACTCCGGTTTTCCGCGCTCCAGTTTCACCACGAGGGCAAGGTGTTCAATTGCACCTTGAGTGCCGGGGTTGCAGATAATGCGGTGCTGGATGATGAGCCGCAGGCGCTGCTGGCTGCGGCCGATGAGGCATTGTATGCAGCGAAGCGCTCGGGACGAGATCGCGTCGTGTTGGCGCATGCGAGTCGGGATTGA
- a CDS encoding DUF3579 domain-containing protein has translation MKLSYYKGPCIISGYVNGRKFRPSNWSERVAESGGVFHQDTKVLEYAAHLSPMYHEEYGHCIHVDFDILAMQQPGVYEYIVWFVESNGLEVVPLTDDPTENTVGFDQSEAA, from the coding sequence ATGAAATTGAGTTATTACAAAGGACCCTGCATTATTTCCGGCTATGTCAATGGACGCAAATTCAGACCGTCGAATTGGTCTGAACGCGTTGCGGAAAGTGGCGGTGTGTTCCATCAGGATACCAAGGTGCTTGAGTATGCTGCGCACCTGAGTCCGATGTATCACGAGGAATACGGTCATTGCATCCATGTCGATTTCGACATCCTTGCGATGCAGCAGCCCGGTGTCTACGAATACATCGTCTGGTTCGTGGAAAGCAATGGTCTTGAGGTTGTGCCGTTGACCGATGATCCGACGGAAAATACCGTGGGTTTCGATCAGTCCGAGGCTGCTTGA
- a CDS encoding porin, whose amino-acid sequence MNTFIFKKALPVSLLAAAGLILTPAAQAMSFKASGQIDRALTYANNGKQSDIASVDNNGSNSRFRFTGSQDMSNGIKVGFHYEIGLTQLPSSSWDIGQNSNGSVQLDTRIVDAFMQGEFGTLSFGKGNGAAYYANTMDLSGTNFIGGGVWYELYSAGITFVDSAGQSIATIGKVMSPFNAIGRQNRVRYDSPSFGGLVLSGSYDNGGASELAARYKANLGDGAKFIAGASWVNTGNQGITTDPGTGIVTVGSTDYTRLKIYNGAASLLLANGLNFTVSMGHQETNKVTSQGTYSQKGYNATNYFGQVGYIVGQNHFVVNYGQTKDMMYKGVKGSQIGAAYVYNWTNAIQLYASYHNYKLNLPSYVKTGMGVGNAQDINQLFIGTRIKFM is encoded by the coding sequence GTGAATACGTTCATATTTAAAAAAGCACTACCCGTATCCCTGCTGGCAGCAGCCGGTTTGATCTTGACGCCCGCGGCACAGGCCATGAGCTTCAAGGCGTCAGGACAGATCGATCGGGCTTTGACTTACGCCAATAACGGCAAGCAATCCGATATCGCCAGCGTTGACAACAACGGCTCCAATTCGCGATTCCGTTTTACTGGCTCGCAGGACATGAGTAACGGGATCAAGGTGGGTTTCCATTATGAAATCGGCCTGACCCAGCTCCCTTCTTCCTCATGGGACATCGGTCAGAACTCGAATGGGAGCGTGCAACTCGACACGCGAATCGTTGACGCCTTCATGCAGGGCGAATTCGGCACGCTGAGTTTCGGCAAGGGCAATGGCGCCGCCTATTACGCCAACACCATGGATCTTTCCGGCACGAACTTTATCGGGGGTGGCGTCTGGTACGAGCTGTACAGCGCCGGTATCACCTTTGTGGATAGCGCCGGTCAGAGTATCGCCACCATCGGCAAGGTCATGAGCCCGTTCAACGCGATCGGTCGTCAGAACCGCGTGCGCTACGATTCTCCATCATTTGGGGGACTGGTACTCTCGGGGAGTTATGACAACGGCGGCGCCTCCGAACTTGCGGCACGCTACAAAGCCAACTTGGGTGACGGCGCCAAGTTCATTGCCGGCGCAAGCTGGGTCAATACCGGCAATCAAGGCATTACGACCGACCCGGGTACGGGTATTGTGACCGTCGGCTCGACCGACTACACGCGTCTGAAGATATACAACGGCGCCGCTTCATTGTTGCTCGCCAACGGCCTTAATTTCACCGTGTCAATGGGGCATCAGGAAACCAACAAGGTTACGAGTCAGGGCACCTACAGCCAAAAGGGATACAACGCGACCAATTACTTTGGTCAGGTCGGTTACATTGTTGGCCAGAACCATTTCGTCGTGAACTATGGGCAAACCAAGGACATGATGTACAAGGGCGTCAAGGGTTCGCAGATCGGTGCCGCCTACGTCTACAACTGGACCAACGCGATCCAGCTCTATGCCTCCTATCACAACTACAAGCTGAACCTGCCAAGCTACGTCAAAACCGGCATGGGTGTCGGCAATGCCCAGGACATCAACCAGCTGTTCATCGGCACTCGCATCAAGTTCATGTAA
- a CDS encoding ATP-binding protein: MIPSLRASLWPDTLFTRMVLLIASLLLLGQVALYGFLHAYEYGPRSQRLADLWAQTLILASAVPPSAYRELQQQFDNRHIVLVTGNQPPTQGHAPENRFLRTVQTRLQQRLGATASIRIDHANHMLWLSWQGAHHVTLGLPVSQGSPVPPPYLKLIALLLLSLLGGFLAARQINRPLRTLVNTVARMRDGRLPEPVTARGPRDIRQLASRFNHLLTDIDALIRERQLVLVGVSHDLRTPLTRIRLASEFLPASEAETRDEIIANVREMDAIIEQFIGYARDGREEPLRVIALDPLIAETIERSGNPDQSQDIRFTRGLGEHAFPMQPVGMSRLIRNLIDNALNHGSPPTEVSTTPDEGHVILRIRDHGPGINTQQLGELPRAFVHGSASGGIGLGLAIVERIARDHNGRLDLDNLPGGGFEARVTLPMNRHGIHGRTID, encoded by the coding sequence ATGATACCTTCCCTGCGTGCCTCGCTTTGGCCAGACACCTTGTTCACACGCATGGTGTTACTGATCGCCAGTCTGCTGCTGCTCGGACAGGTCGCCTTGTATGGCTTCCTCCATGCCTATGAATATGGCCCCCGCAGCCAGCGCCTAGCCGATCTATGGGCCCAGACGCTGATCCTCGCATCCGCAGTTCCGCCCTCGGCCTACCGCGAGCTGCAACAGCAATTCGACAATCGACATATCGTGCTCGTCACCGGAAATCAGCCACCGACACAGGGGCACGCACCCGAAAACCGATTCCTCCGCACGGTACAGACGCGCCTTCAACAGCGGTTGGGCGCCACGGCTTCCATTCGTATCGATCATGCCAATCACATGCTCTGGTTGAGCTGGCAGGGGGCTCATCACGTCACCCTCGGACTGCCAGTGAGTCAAGGCAGTCCAGTACCACCCCCATACCTCAAGCTAATCGCCTTGTTGTTGCTCTCTCTGCTCGGCGGTTTTCTGGCTGCACGCCAGATCAACAGGCCTTTACGCACCCTAGTCAATACCGTCGCACGTATGCGCGATGGTCGTCTACCAGAACCCGTAACTGCGCGTGGTCCACGAGACATTCGCCAACTTGCCAGCCGTTTCAACCATCTGCTCACCGACATCGACGCCCTGATCCGCGAGCGGCAACTCGTCCTCGTCGGCGTATCGCACGACCTACGCACCCCATTAACCCGTATCCGTCTTGCCAGCGAATTCCTGCCCGCAAGCGAAGCCGAAACTCGCGACGAAATCATCGCTAACGTACGCGAAATGGACGCTATCATCGAGCAATTTATCGGTTATGCACGAGATGGGCGCGAAGAACCTCTACGTGTAATCGCGCTGGACCCCCTCATTGCCGAGACTATCGAGCGCAGCGGGAATCCGGATCAATCCCAAGACATCCGATTCACCCGCGGGCTTGGCGAGCACGCCTTCCCGATGCAACCCGTCGGCATGAGCCGATTGATTCGCAACCTGATTGACAATGCCCTCAATCACGGCTCACCGCCCACAGAGGTATCCACGACCCCCGATGAAGGCCACGTCATCCTGCGGATACGCGATCACGGTCCCGGCATAAACACCCAGCAATTGGGCGAATTGCCTCGCGCCTTCGTGCATGGTTCCGCCAGCGGCGGCATCGGGCTTGGACTGGCCATCGTCGAACGCATCGCACGCGATCACAATGGGCGTCTTGATCTCGACAATCTCCCCGGAGGTGGATTCGAAGCCCGCGTCACGCTCCCCATGAATCGTCATGGCATTCATGGGCGGACGATTGACTGA
- a CDS encoding response regulator, giving the protein MPKLLIVDDDPRLRNMLRRYLEEQGFDARAVGDAAHMDRLLQREHFDLLLLDVLMPQEDGLSVCRRLRQSHASLPIIMLTARGELPDKVLGLELGADDYLSKPFEPRELVARIRAVLRRSENDPPSATPTPGEIHFGPFRLDLGERRLYREDRIIALTSGEFALLHALAAHPYQTLSREHLQVLLTGGGSDASERSIDAQISRLRRLVEDNPRRPRYLQTVWGLGYAFAPNGEDGLSANEPGTPPE; this is encoded by the coding sequence ATGCCCAAACTATTGATCGTCGATGACGACCCGCGGTTACGCAACATGCTGCGACGGTATTTGGAAGAACAGGGCTTCGATGCCCGTGCCGTGGGCGATGCCGCTCATATGGACCGCCTGCTGCAGCGTGAACATTTCGACCTGCTCCTACTTGACGTGCTCATGCCGCAAGAAGATGGACTATCCGTCTGTCGACGCCTGCGCCAGAGCCATGCCAGCCTCCCCATCATCATGCTCACCGCACGCGGTGAGCTTCCGGACAAGGTCTTGGGTCTTGAACTCGGCGCCGACGATTACCTCTCCAAACCCTTCGAGCCACGAGAACTCGTAGCACGCATCCGCGCCGTACTCCGGCGCAGCGAAAACGATCCCCCAAGCGCCACACCGACGCCCGGCGAGATACACTTCGGGCCGTTTCGGCTTGATCTCGGCGAACGCAGACTCTATCGCGAAGATCGCATCATTGCCCTTACCAGCGGTGAGTTTGCACTGCTCCACGCACTTGCTGCCCACCCCTACCAAACACTCTCACGCGAACACCTACAAGTGCTATTGACCGGCGGTGGCAGCGATGCCAGCGAGCGCAGCATCGATGCGCAAATCTCGCGCCTGCGCCGTCTCGTGGAGGACAATCCACGCCGCCCCCGATACCTGCAAACGGTCTGGGGTCTTGGATACGCCTTCGCGCCCAACGGCGAAGATGGCCTCTCAGCAAATGAACCTGGGACACCGCCTGAATGA